TGGACCTTATCGGCGACTTCTCGCTGGTCGGCATGCCGGTCATTGGGCATATCGTGGCGCACAAGTCGGGGCACGCCCTGAACGCGCAGATGGTGAAGAGGATCCTGAATAGCCCCCAGAATTGGGTGATAGTCGGCGTTCCGGACGCTACAGCTGCCCTGCAACAGGAGATGCAGTATCAGCATGCAACGCTGTAAAAGTTAACGCAGCCTTCTTTTTATAAAGTGAAGCCGACGTTCGAATTGAACGCCGGCTTTTTTTGCTCGGTCTGAGGTTTACACCTGTTCACGGGTCCCTTGCCTGGCAGATATTGATCGTTTCTTAACTGTATGCCAAGTTCGTCATTCCGGCCCAGAACCGGATTCCAACTTCTTTTCTATGCGACTTTGGATTTCTGCTTTCGCAGGAATGACATAAAAAGTGTGAAGACAATTTTGAGTTCATGGATATTATTGCATATAGAACGTAGGGTCTCAAAAAGCGGCACAGGATGCAACTTCGGTAGCAACGCTCCAATCCGGGGAACCGCCCAGGGAGGAGTAAAGGTTGACGAGAGCCGGCTCCGGTGCTACGCTGTAAATATAAAGAAGATGATATTAGCCCTTTTTCGAGGGTGGATGGAGCGTGAAGGGGAGGTGTTGGTATGATAGCTATACTGGGTGCAACAGGTAATGTGGGCAGCAAGATAGCCGCCATCCTGGCAAAGAAGAACGAACCGATCCGCGTGATCTCGCGCACAGCCGACCGTCTCCGGCCGCTGGTGAGCAAGACCGTGACTGCGTTCGCAGGTGACGCCAAGGAAACAGAGTTCCTGGTAAAGGCCTTCACGGACGTTGACGCGGTGTTCGCGCTGATACCGCCAAACCCGACGGCGCCGGAATTCATGCATTACGCCGACACGATCGGTCAGAGCATCGTGCGGGCGCTGGAGATCACCAGGGTCAAGCGCGTAGTCTACCTGTCGAGCGTTGGTGCGGAGCTTGGAGGCGAAGGGACCGGGCCGATCAGGGGCCTGCATAACATGGAAGAGCGGCTGAACAGGATCCAGGGGCTCCATGTCGTGCACATGCGGGCCGGCTACTTCATGGAGAACCTGCTCTGGAACTTGGACCTGATCAGGTCCAAGGGAATCACCGGCAGCGCGATCCGGGGCGATCTGAGGATCGCCATGATCGCAACGAAGGACATCGCGGAATATGCGGCCGAGCGCCTGGCGAAGCGGGACTTCATCGGCTCGTCGATCCGCTATCTCCTTGGTCAGCGTGACCTCACCCTGACCGAGGCTTCGGGCATCATCGGGAGCAAGATCGGGAAACCCGGTCTGCCATACGTTATGTTCCCCTATGACCAGGCTGAAAAGGCCATGATAGCCATGGGTCTGTCGCCTGACATGAGCAGGACGTACGTCGACATGGCCGGGGCCTTCAATGACGGGAAGATCAAGGCCGAGAAGCGCGGGGCGGAGAACACGACGCCGACCCCGATCGAGTCGTTCTGCGACGAGGTGTTCGTGCCCATGTTCCTGAAACAGAAAGCTGCATAAGTGGGCCATCCCGGAAAGGCCCGGCAGGAAGTGGATCTCTTCCGTGATGGATGAAAAAGCAAAAGGCCTGTCCTTGGTGGGGGGACGGGCCTTTTTTGCATAGAGCCCTGGCCGTGCGAACGGCAACGGGGACGGATAGTCTTCCCTATCGCGAACTCAGCCCGCGGCAGCCGTCGCGGAGCGATGAGTCCAGGGGAGGAGAAATGATAATTACATATTCAAAGACGTCTCGCGCCTAACGCAACGGACGCACATGCTTAACCCAAAAGGATTTGAATTTCTTTGCGAGCTTGACGACTTTGAACGAAATTATCCTGCCTTTGTACAGAGAGCTTGATTTAAGATCACAATCTCGTGTCGATGTATGGGTGTAAGCGCCTACGTAACCTGCTTATGGTACTGGATGTTGACCTCATAGGCAATACTTGCGTGCCCCACGGACTGGTTTTTGCCGTGGCAAAAGATCTTTCCCTTGATCGACTTCTTATGGGTCTTAGCCAGGCCGGCAACAACGGGGGCCAGATCGAAACCGCCGTCCGTGCACCCAGCCTCCATGCATTTCATATGAAAACCGGCGTAATCGGCAGGCGAGAAACTGAGCGTACGCTTCATTAAAACCGCATCTACACCACGATGGTAATAGGTCATGCAAAATTCGATGTTTGAAATCCCGGCATGGCGATCAGAAACCAGGCCGTCAGCTTCCAGGGCGGCCCTCTCCAATTCCATTTTTTGTC
The genomic region above belongs to Nitrospirota bacterium and contains:
- a CDS encoding NAD(P)H-binding protein, which gives rise to MIAILGATGNVGSKIAAILAKKNEPIRVISRTADRLRPLVSKTVTAFAGDAKETEFLVKAFTDVDAVFALIPPNPTAPEFMHYADTIGQSIVRALEITRVKRVVYLSSVGAELGGEGTGPIRGLHNMEERLNRIQGLHVVHMRAGYFMENLLWNLDLIRSKGITGSAIRGDLRIAMIATKDIAEYAAERLAKRDFIGSSIRYLLGQRDLTLTEASGIIGSKIGKPGLPYVMFPYDQAEKAMIAMGLSPDMSRTYVDMAGAFNDGKIKAEKRGAENTTPTPIESFCDEVFVPMFLKQKAA